The genome window GAAGCGTTAATAACTGAGATATACTTTCAACAGGGAGTGTTTTAATCTGCTGGGCATCAATGGTTGATTGCGATGAGGTGAGGTCTTTCCGGACGAGGGGAGCTTTTGCTTCAACGACCACTGCATCAAGCAGAACATCTTCAGTGCCAAGATTCACATCCAGGCGCGTTGTGAAGTCAACATTGATTTTTACTGAAAGGAATTTTTTTGACTGATAACCGACGGCTGAGAAGATAACAGTATATTCACCCGGGGGGATATTATTGATGAGGTAGTTACCATTCAGGTCAGTCGCTGCACCAAAACCTGTGCCTTCAAGGATGATGTTCACTCCGTAGAGCGCCTCACCGGTTGACTCATCTTTTACTCTTCCGGAAAGTTTACCTGTTGTGCCGGCAAGCAAAAGCTGAACTGAAAGTAAGCACAGTAGCAGTACTTTTTTCATTATTTCGACTCCTGTTGTTGAAGAGGGATGCATCAGAGATCGATTAGGTCATTTAAAAATGCCCTGAGATGCAAAACCTAAAAATAAGTAAGCCCGGGCATCTGACCAAATACTGTTCTGATATTTTGAGAGGGAATTTTGTTCGAGGGAGCAGAGATTGAAAAATTCGGAAAATAATCTGATAAACTTAAAATCTAAGTTCATCAGGAATCAAAAGTATGCAAATTTGCAATCTGACTGCAAATTTGCATACTTTTTAACCCGCAAGGGCAGCTTAAATCTCTGCCGGTCTCAGGACCATTATCCCGGTGTGTTTTTTTATTCCGGCCAGGTATTTGTCAAGGGGGACATCGGTTATCTGCACTTTGGCACCGACCTGAGGAGCATGCATAAAATGAATCCTTCCATTTATCTCAACAGCTATGCCAACGTGATTGATATCGAGACCGTTTACACTTGAAGTGATAGCGATCAGGTCTCCGTTTTTAATTTTCTCTTCAGCTATGGAAACATTTTTCTTAGGGATGTAATAATACTGACGGCTGTTAATCTCATTCTCGGTTTCCTTAATTGCCTTCAGATTTTCCGGATTCCCTTTAATCTGCTTATAAAGGTTCTGATTTTCAGACATGAAAGAAACCTTTTTGTTATAAGGCACTCCCCCGGTCTCCTTCGTGATATCCATAACAATTCCCTTGGACTGATTATCATGAATCCAGTCGGTAAAATAGTGGAGACGAGAGGGGTAACCGTCAATTCTGCCTCCGCGGTAACGTATATACTGAAGTTCTGCCAGATATGCTTCAAAGCCGTTTTTCCCCTGCTTTATGAGCCGGGCAAATACAAGACTGTTTTCAAGAAAAGTTGTGCAATCAAGACTCCTGAGATTCACGACAAGTGACTCTTCTCCCGGCTTCTCAAGCGTGAATGCTTCGTAATCCACGCCCAGAAAGGATTTACCTATCTCAACAATCACATCCCCTGCCGGAAGCTCAGAAAGACCTTTACTAACAGCAAGTTCAAATTTTGATTTGCAGATTTCCATATCCTTTTTGTCATGATCACCAGCCATCATAATGAATGGAATGATTATGAACAAAATCATAAAACGGAGGTCAGAACGGACCATCTTCATCCTCATCTTGATATTTTTTAATTCCGGCCTGAACACTTTCAGGTATCTGATAATGCTCACCGGCAAAACTTTCGAATCGGGAATATTCTCCGATAAAATTCAGATTAATTTCACCGGTCGGGCCGTTCCGGTGTTTCGCGATAATGATTTCCGCCAGCCCTTTTTTTGCTTCTCTTTCCGGATTGTTTTTCTGCATATAATATTCCGGCCGGTGGATAAACATCACCACATCCGCATCTTGTTCAATTGCACCGGATTCACGAAGGTTGGAAAGCTGAGGACGGTTATCTTTCTGATTTTCCACTTCACGGTTTAGCTGTGAAAGCGCCATGACGGGGATATTAAGATCCTTGGCCATCGCTTTTAATGACATGGATATATACGCAATTTCACGCTCGCGGCTTTCCGACACTTCAGGGGCGCGGATTAGCTGCAGGTAGTCAATAATGATAAACTGTACATTATGCTCAAAAACCAGACGCCTGGCTTTGGCACGGATATCCATAATGGTCTGCCCTGCGCCGTCATCAAGAAAGATGGGTGATGATCTTAGTTTGGAAGTAGCAGTTGCAAGTTTTCTGAAGTCATCATGCGAAAAATTACCTTTCCGCAGGCGGTTCGAATCCATTCGTGCCTCTGCTGCAATCAAACGCATCATCAGCTGAATGCGGCTCATTTCAAGCGAGAAAATCGCTACCGGCGCATTGCTGAGTACGGCAACATTCCTCATCAGGGAGAGAGCAAGGGCAGTTTTTCCCATAGCGGGACGGGCAGCAAGAATTATCAGATCAGATTTCTGAAAGCCGTTTAGGATATTATCAAGATCATAATAGCCGGTTTTAACAGCGTATTTATCGGTATCCCTGTCAAGCAGATGCTCGATATATTCAAGTGCCTCCATTGCAGCACTGGACATCTTTACAAAACCTTTTCGGGTCTGCTCCTGTGAGATCTGCATCAGTTTGCTGTTTGCGTGGTCCAGAATCTGAAACGCATCATCCTCCCCTAAATACGCTGCCTGAGCAGTTTCATTTGAAACCGCAATCAGCTGCCGGAGAATGTTCTTTTCCTGAAGCACTCTCGCGTAGTATTCAACATTTGCGGCTGAGGTAACATTCTGTGTCAGCTGAGCGATATAAGCTACTCCCCCCGCCTGCTCAAGTTTACCGGCCTTTTTCAGCTGCTCAATAACCATAACGCCGTCAACCGGCTGGGTCATGCTAAAGAGTTCATACACCGCTTCATAAATTAAACGGTTAGCTTCTGAATAAAAGGATTCAGCAGTAAGAATACCCAGAACTTTTGGAACCGCCGCCTGATCAAGCAGCACAGCACCCAAAACTTTCTGTTCAACATCCGGCGCGGATGGTGTTACTAGTACACCGTCAATTGTTTCCGGTT of Ignavibacteriales bacterium contains these proteins:
- a CDS encoding DUF1460 domain-containing protein; protein product: MVRSDLRFMILFIIIPFIMMAGDHDKKDMEICKSKFELAVSKGLSELPAGDVIVEIGKSFLGVDYEAFTLEKPGEESLVVNLRSLDCTTFLENSLVFARLIKQGKNGFEAYLAELQYIRYRGGRIDGYPSRLHYFTDWIHDNQSKGIVMDITKETGGVPYNKKVSFMSENQNLYKQIKGNPENLKAIKETENEINSRQYYYIPKKNVSIAEEKIKNGDLIAITSSVNGLDINHVGIAVEINGRIHFMHAPQVGAKVQITDVPLDKYLAGIKKHTGIMVLRPAEI
- the dnaB gene encoding replicative DNA helicase, which gives rise to MERYQKRKKQREPETIDGVLVTPSAPDVEQKVLGAVLLDQAAVPKVLGILTAESFYSEANRLIYEAVYELFSMTQPVDGVMVIEQLKKAGKLEQAGGVAYIAQLTQNVTSAANVEYYARVLQEKNILRQLIAVSNETAQAAYLGEDDAFQILDHANSKLMQISQEQTRKGFVKMSSAAMEALEYIEHLLDRDTDKYAVKTGYYDLDNILNGFQKSDLIILAARPAMGKTALALSLMRNVAVLSNAPVAIFSLEMSRIQLMMRLIAAEARMDSNRLRKGNFSHDDFRKLATATSKLRSSPIFLDDGAGQTIMDIRAKARRLVFEHNVQFIIIDYLQLIRAPEVSESREREIAYISMSLKAMAKDLNIPVMALSQLNREVENQKDNRPQLSNLRESGAIEQDADVVMFIHRPEYYMQKNNPEREAKKGLAEIIIAKHRNGPTGEINLNFIGEYSRFESFAGEHYQIPESVQAGIKKYQDEDEDGPF